A genome region from Phocoena sinus isolate mPhoSin1 chromosome 16, mPhoSin1.pri, whole genome shotgun sequence includes the following:
- the PPP1R3C gene encoding protein phosphatase 1 regulatory subunit 3C, giving the protein MSCTRMIQVLDPRPLTSSVMPVDVAMRLCLAHSPPLKSFLGPYDDFQRRNFVNKLKPLKPCLNIKQEAKTQNDWKPSHNQAKKRVVFADSKGLSLTAIHVFSDLPEEPVWDLQFDLLDLNDISSGLKLHEEKNLILDFPQPSADYLSFRNHFQKNSVCLENCSLQERTVTGTVKVKNMSFEKKVQIRITFDTWQSYTDVDCVYMKNVYGGSESDTFSFAIDLPSVIPTKEKIEFCISYYANGRVFWDNNEGQNYRIVHAQWKPDGVQTQRAAQDCTFHQASPKAELESTVFGSPRLASGLFPEWQSWGRMENLSSYR; this is encoded by the exons ATGAGCTGCACCAG AATGATCCAGGTTTTAGATCCACGGCCTTTGACAAGTTCGGTCATGCCTGTGGATGTGGCTATGAGGCTCTGCCTGGCTCATTCCCCACCTCTGAAGAGCTTCCTGGGCCCTTATGACGACTTCCAACGAAGAAATTTTGTGAACAAATTAAAGCCTCTGAAGCCGTGTCTCAACATAAAACAGGAAGCCAAAACACAGAACGACTGGAAGCCTTCACACAACCAAGCCAAGAAGCGGGTGGTGTTTGCGGACTCCAAGGGCCTCTCCCTCACTGCCATCCACGTCTTCTCAGACCTTCCGGAAGAACCAGTGTGGGATCTCCAGTTTGACCTCTTGGACCTGAACGATATCTCCTCAGGCTTAAAACTCCACGAGGAGAAAAACTTGATTTTAGATTTCCCTCAACCTTCAGCTGATTACTTAAGTTTTCGGAACCACTTCCAGAAGAACTCTGTCTGCCTGGAGAACTGCTCTTTGCAAGAGCGAACGGTGACGGGGACTGTGAAGGTGAAAAACATGAGCTTTGAGAAGAAGGTTCAGATCCGGATCACTTTTGATACCTGGCAGAGCTACACGGATGTGGACTGTGTCTACATGAAAAACGTGTATGGTGGCTCCGAGAGTGACACCTTCTCGTTTGCCATTGACCTACCCTCCGTCATCCCAACGAAGGAGAAAATTGAGTTCTGCATCTCATACTATGCTAACGGGCGGGTCTTCTGGGACAACAATGAGGGTCAGAATTACAGAATTGTCCACGCGCAGTGGAAACCTGATGGAGTGCAGACGCAGAGGGCAGCCCAGGACTGCACCTTCCACCAGGCGTCCCCCAAGGCCGAGCTGGAGTCGACGGTCTTCGGCAGCCCGAGGCTGGCCAGCGGGCTCTTCCcagaatggcagagctgggggaggatGGAGAACTTGTCCTCTTACCGATGA